A genomic segment from Polyangium mundeleinium encodes:
- the trpS gene encoding tryptophan--tRNA ligase produces MSESTQQPQKKPVILSGIQPSGQLALGNYVGALKNWVELQQQYDCVFLVVDLHALTVTQVPAELRNRCLSFAAQYIACGIDPEASTIVLQSHVPQHAELAWVLGTMTYMGELSRMTQFKDKSARHEENINAGLFTYPVLMAADILIYQANLVPVGADQKQHLELARDVAQRFNQRYSETFVTPDIFVPKVGARIMSLQDPTKKMSKSDPNPDNYIAVLDTPDVIRRKFKRAVTDSETEIRYDVENKPGVSNLLTIHAALSNQPVEAVAAHFAGKGYGDLKSEVADVVVATLEPFQKRYAEVMADKAGLEQILARGAEKARARAWKTLSKVYKKVGLVPAAPPAKG; encoded by the coding sequence AGTCATCTTGTCGGGGATCCAGCCGAGCGGGCAGCTCGCGCTCGGCAACTACGTGGGCGCGCTGAAGAACTGGGTCGAGCTGCAGCAGCAGTACGACTGCGTCTTCCTCGTGGTCGATCTGCACGCGCTGACGGTGACGCAGGTGCCCGCGGAGCTCCGGAACCGCTGCTTGTCGTTCGCGGCGCAGTACATTGCCTGCGGGATCGATCCGGAGGCGTCGACGATCGTGCTCCAATCCCACGTGCCGCAACACGCCGAGCTCGCGTGGGTGCTCGGGACCATGACGTACATGGGCGAGCTGTCGCGCATGACGCAATTCAAGGACAAGTCGGCGCGGCACGAGGAGAACATCAATGCGGGTCTCTTCACGTACCCGGTGTTGATGGCCGCGGACATCCTGATCTACCAGGCGAACCTGGTGCCGGTCGGGGCGGACCAGAAGCAGCACCTCGAGCTCGCGCGGGACGTGGCGCAGCGCTTCAACCAGCGATACTCGGAGACGTTCGTGACCCCGGACATCTTCGTGCCGAAGGTGGGCGCGCGGATCATGAGCTTGCAGGATCCGACGAAGAAGATGTCGAAGAGCGACCCGAACCCGGACAACTACATCGCGGTGCTCGATACGCCGGACGTGATCCGCCGGAAGTTCAAGCGTGCGGTGACGGACTCGGAGACGGAGATTCGTTACGACGTCGAGAACAAGCCGGGGGTGTCGAACCTCCTGACCATTCACGCGGCGCTGTCGAACCAGCCGGTGGAGGCGGTGGCGGCGCATTTCGCGGGGAAGGGCTACGGCGATCTGAAGTCGGAGGTCGCGGACGTGGTGGTGGCGACGCTGGAGCCGTTCCAGAAGCGGTATGCGGAGGTCATGGCGGACAAGGCCGGCCTCGAGCAGATCCTCGCGCGTGGGGCCGAGAAGGCGCGGGCGCGGGCGTGGAAGACGCTGTCGAAGGTGTACAAGAAGGTCGGCCTCGTGCCGGCGGCGCCGCCGGCGAAGGGGTAA
- a CDS encoding GrpB family protein, producing the protein MRGDVDEPISIVAYDARWPLDFEAEAARVRAALGPVVVAIEPFGSSAVPGLVSKPVVDILVGVADLQEATPHVAGLVAIGYEDFGRIFVAERIYLRKRGAAPHFNVAVTEHGGPFWAANLAVREYLRAHPAEVEAYARHKREVVARGATMFSTYSQAKDAFVRGLRERALAWAAGRGAA; encoded by the coding sequence ATGCGCGGGGACGTCGACGAGCCGATTTCGATCGTCGCCTATGATGCGCGCTGGCCCCTCGACTTCGAGGCGGAGGCGGCGCGGGTGCGGGCGGCGCTCGGGCCGGTGGTGGTGGCGATCGAGCCGTTCGGGAGCTCGGCGGTGCCGGGGCTCGTGTCGAAGCCGGTCGTCGACATCCTGGTCGGCGTGGCCGATTTGCAGGAAGCAACGCCGCACGTCGCGGGGCTCGTGGCGATCGGGTACGAGGACTTTGGCCGGATCTTCGTTGCCGAGCGGATCTACCTGCGCAAGCGGGGGGCGGCGCCGCATTTTAATGTGGCGGTGACGGAGCACGGGGGGCCGTTCTGGGCTGCGAACCTCGCGGTGCGGGAGTATTTGCGGGCGCATCCGGCGGAGGTGGAGGCGTACGCGCGGCACAAGCGGGAGGTCGTGGCGCGCGGTGCGACGATGTTTTCGACGTATTCGCAGGCGAAGGACGCGTTCGTGCGGGGGCTGCGGGAGCGGGCGCTGGCCTGGGCGGCGGGGCGGGGGGCTGCGTAG
- a CDS encoding AAA family ATPase — protein MRLIDLSLQNIGPFDDAKLDFLTSEEGEVPVAIITGENGAGKSIILDAIRGLFGGAYTPLERSIVRPNETYELWMTLALEGQRHVIPARAPLELDDGRFMFDQTNVLGRLPLDVQTGALDCPNWVVDFWRSTRPNDSYKINHFGRYDPRQFLMGSLQGIQRNAAVTELICHFDYLRSSNEPKEKVDGDLLYETVRDIFRVSLLDGELSHVRRMDFTPMVRQSGQLVPLANLSSGNAYLVQHLISLLGKMYAVHVLRETPPEDLCKTPGLLLIDEAENHLHPRWQKRFLRDVLRIFPNLQIIATTHSPFIVASVPGAKVFVCRYDRDRKTCVVEDESRHYENKPIEEILLSAAFEETQPFGPDMTDLIEARKQAVERGDEERRRKIEAELKRRNPDYFSYLDIDERLAALREKAS, from the coding sequence ATGCGACTGATCGACCTGTCCCTGCAGAACATCGGCCCCTTCGATGATGCCAAGCTCGATTTTCTGACGAGCGAGGAGGGGGAGGTCCCGGTGGCGATCATCACCGGGGAGAATGGGGCAGGGAAGTCGATCATCCTGGATGCGATACGGGGGCTGTTCGGGGGGGCCTACACGCCCCTGGAGCGATCCATCGTCCGACCCAATGAGACGTACGAGCTCTGGATGACGCTTGCCCTGGAAGGGCAGCGGCACGTGATACCGGCCCGCGCTCCCTTGGAGCTCGACGATGGTCGTTTCATGTTCGACCAGACGAATGTACTCGGGCGGTTGCCGCTGGACGTCCAGACGGGTGCACTCGATTGCCCGAACTGGGTGGTCGATTTTTGGCGCTCTACACGGCCGAACGACAGCTACAAGATAAACCACTTCGGCCGATATGATCCACGACAGTTCCTTATGGGATCCCTTCAAGGGATCCAGCGCAACGCTGCCGTTACGGAACTCATTTGTCATTTTGATTATCTACGCAGCAGCAATGAACCCAAAGAAAAAGTTGACGGCGATCTCCTCTACGAGACCGTGCGCGACATCTTCCGCGTGAGCCTCCTCGATGGGGAGCTCAGCCATGTCCGGCGCATGGATTTCACCCCGATGGTCCGCCAGAGCGGCCAGCTCGTCCCCCTCGCGAACCTGAGCAGCGGCAACGCCTACCTCGTCCAGCACCTCATCTCGCTGCTCGGCAAGATGTATGCGGTCCACGTCCTGCGCGAGACGCCCCCCGAAGACCTCTGCAAGACCCCGGGACTGCTCCTCATCGACGAGGCGGAGAACCACCTGCATCCGCGCTGGCAGAAGCGGTTTTTGCGCGACGTGCTCCGCATCTTCCCCAACCTGCAAATCATCGCCACCACGCACTCGCCCTTCATCGTCGCCTCGGTCCCGGGTGCGAAGGTCTTCGTCTGCCGGTACGACCGCGACCGGAAGACATGCGTCGTCGAGGACGAGTCCCGGCACTACGAGAACAAGCCCATCGAAGAGATCCTGCTCTCCGCGGCCTTCGAAGAGACGCAGCCCTTCGGGCCGGACATGACGGATCTCATCGAGGCGCGGAAGCAGGCCGTGGAGCGTGGGGACGAGGAACGAAGGCGGAAGATCGAGGCGGAGCTGAAGCGGCGGAACCCCGACTACTTCTCGTACCTCGACATCGACGAGCGGCTCGCCGCGCTGCGTGAGAAGGCGTCTTGA
- a CDS encoding HNH endonuclease, producing MIAIKRAAEPEVLQKHKGKWTQAFVEERGQNPRARPRSERYAHANVKATLEAMSHHKCFYCERSTKDEKPEVDHFVEVAEKPELAFEWANLYLACCDCNSAKNRARHIPPQDCIDPCGEGVRPEEHLAFEDELIRAKNESATGLRTIQKYGLSRETLDLKRIRRLQSLRKVVDTLKDRMIESGRKTLTSEELSLLRSFAQPDAPFSLMCGCYLDHHGFR from the coding sequence TTGATCGCGATCAAGCGCGCCGCGGAGCCCGAAGTGCTCCAGAAGCACAAGGGGAAGTGGACCCAGGCGTTCGTCGAGGAGCGAGGCCAGAACCCGAGGGCTCGGCCGAGATCCGAGCGGTACGCCCACGCGAACGTCAAGGCCACCCTGGAGGCCATGAGCCACCACAAGTGCTTCTACTGCGAGAGGAGCACGAAAGACGAAAAGCCCGAGGTGGATCACTTCGTCGAGGTCGCCGAGAAGCCGGAGCTCGCGTTCGAGTGGGCCAACCTCTATCTCGCGTGCTGCGATTGCAACAGCGCGAAGAACCGAGCGCGGCACATTCCACCCCAGGATTGCATCGATCCGTGCGGAGAAGGCGTTCGCCCCGAGGAGCACCTGGCGTTCGAAGACGAGCTCATCCGTGCGAAAAACGAGTCGGCGACGGGACTCCGGACAATCCAGAAATATGGCTTGAGCCGTGAAACCCTGGACCTCAAGCGCATCCGGCGGCTCCAGTCGCTGCGCAAGGTCGTCGACACCCTCAAGGACAGGATGATAGAGTCCGGCCGGAAGACGCTGACGAGCGAAGAACTCTCGCTCCTGCGTAGCTTCGCGCAGCCGGACGCGCCCTTTTCCTTGATGTGCGGCTGCTACCTCGATCATCACGGTTTTCGATAA
- a CDS encoding SLOG cluster 4 domain-containing protein — translation MPRPLLAIIGDGTALPGSPAYEAAFEAGRAAVEVGFRVLTGGLGGVMEAACRGARASQRYKEGDTVGLLPGHDPRAANVYVDIAIPTGLGHLRNALVAHADAIVAVGGGAGTLSEIAMAWIHDRIVVALEIAGWSGELAGLRVDERVRFPDTPDDYVIPATSGTDAIRQVVATLAYRASRQTTG, via the coding sequence ATGCCCCGCCCTCTTCTCGCCATCATCGGTGACGGCACCGCGCTCCCTGGATCTCCTGCCTACGAAGCTGCTTTCGAGGCCGGTCGTGCGGCTGTCGAGGTTGGTTTTCGTGTCCTCACCGGCGGCCTCGGCGGCGTGATGGAAGCCGCTTGTCGCGGCGCGCGCGCGTCGCAACGGTACAAGGAAGGGGATACGGTGGGGCTGCTTCCGGGGCATGACCCGCGTGCCGCCAATGTCTACGTCGATATCGCGATTCCGACCGGGCTCGGGCATTTGCGGAATGCGCTGGTCGCCCATGCGGATGCCATCGTCGCCGTCGGCGGGGGCGCGGGCACGCTCTCCGAAATCGCCATGGCCTGGATCCACGATCGAATCGTCGTGGCGCTGGAGATCGCAGGCTGGAGCGGCGAGCTCGCGGGGCTCCGCGTCGACGAGCGCGTGCGATTCCCGGACACACCCGACGATTACGTGATCCCCGCCACCTCCGGCACCGACGCGATCCGTCAAGTCGTCGCTACGCTCGCCTACCGAGCCAGCCGCCAAACCACCGGCTAG
- a CDS encoding PAS domain-containing sensor histidine kinase, which translates to MPALELAAASSAGMGIAVLLSSEDEQDFASILAACRTLRSAPDGGPVVLAMVATPEHIETLCDEGVDDFMLWPSNESLVTSRVGLLFRRVAQRKKDAVRAAMLGDALRHAERSEQRFRHLAESSTEILARFSPGGVRLYISPACRTVLGYEPDELLGSSILDILHPSDVSKLLEALGALDAGAQVAGAIIRLQRKDGEYAWLETISRPVRDPRTDVIEELVTVSRDITAMIHAEQESLEAEARLAVIDAVPDPLSVEDDTGRITIANRAFCALLGRSREEVLGQSADALKPAPKGGGPDRWPQSADEREVTVKAPDGSLRVLAEKRVLLAVRKEERLLVSIMRDITEQRKREADARLGTAAALSAGVAHEINNPLSYLIGNINFVSEALGATKSDDVAKALDEAASGAKRIARIMRDMRILGEASRETPPRTNLKRVVDAALQLTCGVIEARARLSSEVADVPLVAGEPGRVALALVDILLRTIRALPEGDPKANEVRVVLAPAEAGMVCVEVFGSGRSTGSSTEAGLSLSESNVSMHGGRIDIEATPGRGTRLRLVLPVAG; encoded by the coding sequence GTGCCTGCCTTGGAGCTCGCGGCGGCGTCGAGCGCGGGGATGGGGATCGCCGTGCTCCTCTCGTCCGAGGACGAGCAAGACTTCGCTTCGATCCTGGCAGCATGTCGCACGCTCCGGAGTGCCCCGGACGGCGGGCCCGTCGTGCTCGCGATGGTCGCGACACCCGAGCACATCGAGACGCTCTGCGACGAGGGCGTCGATGATTTCATGCTCTGGCCAAGCAACGAGAGCCTCGTCACGTCACGCGTGGGGCTCCTGTTCCGGCGCGTCGCGCAGCGGAAGAAGGACGCAGTGCGGGCCGCCATGCTCGGGGATGCGCTCCGGCACGCCGAGCGCAGCGAGCAGCGGTTTCGCCACCTCGCAGAGAGCTCGACCGAGATCCTCGCGCGCTTCTCGCCCGGCGGCGTGCGGCTCTACATCTCGCCCGCATGTCGCACCGTGCTCGGATACGAGCCCGATGAGCTGCTCGGATCGAGCATCCTCGACATCCTCCATCCCTCGGATGTCTCGAAGCTCCTCGAAGCACTCGGCGCACTCGACGCAGGCGCACAAGTCGCAGGCGCAATCATCCGGCTGCAACGCAAGGACGGCGAGTACGCGTGGCTCGAGACGATCAGCCGGCCCGTGCGAGATCCTCGCACAGACGTGATCGAGGAGCTCGTGACGGTCTCGCGCGACATCACCGCGATGATCCACGCCGAGCAAGAGTCCCTCGAAGCAGAAGCAAGGCTCGCCGTGATCGACGCGGTGCCAGATCCGCTGTCCGTCGAGGACGACACAGGGCGGATCACCATCGCAAACCGCGCATTCTGCGCACTCCTCGGGCGATCCCGCGAGGAGGTGCTGGGGCAATCCGCCGACGCGCTGAAGCCCGCGCCGAAGGGCGGGGGACCCGATCGATGGCCGCAGTCAGCCGACGAGCGCGAGGTGACCGTGAAAGCGCCCGACGGCTCGCTGCGGGTGCTCGCCGAGAAGCGGGTGCTCCTCGCCGTGCGCAAGGAGGAGCGGCTGCTCGTGTCGATCATGCGCGATATCACCGAGCAGCGGAAACGCGAAGCCGACGCACGGCTCGGCACCGCAGCCGCGCTCTCCGCAGGCGTGGCGCACGAGATCAACAACCCGCTCTCGTACCTGATCGGCAACATCAATTTCGTATCGGAAGCACTCGGCGCAACGAAGAGCGACGACGTGGCGAAGGCACTCGACGAGGCAGCAAGCGGAGCCAAACGAATCGCAAGGATCATGCGCGACATGCGGATCCTCGGCGAAGCCTCACGAGAGACGCCGCCGCGGACAAACCTCAAGCGCGTGGTAGATGCCGCCCTCCAGCTCACATGCGGCGTGATCGAAGCCCGCGCGCGGCTCTCATCCGAAGTAGCCGACGTGCCCCTCGTCGCCGGAGAGCCAGGGCGAGTCGCACTCGCACTCGTAGACATCCTGCTACGAACCATCCGCGCACTCCCAGAGGGCGATCCCAAGGCAAACGAGGTGCGCGTCGTCCTCGCCCCCGCCGAAGCAGGCATGGTCTGCGTCGAGGTGTTCGGAAGCGGGCGCAGCACAGGAAGCAGCACAGAAGCAGGGCTGTCGCTGAGCGAAAGCAACGTCTCGATGCACGGCGGGCGAATCGACATCGAAGCCACGCCAGGCCGCGGGACACGGCTTCGGCTGGTGCTGCCGGTCGCGGGGTAG
- a CDS encoding class II glutamine amidotransferase — protein MPNLLAMSFEGELAPCFDLRCLHPGSKRPPDGWGLGYYPGGEPSASVLKEPAPPHGSIRSELVKAWEHLEASLFVLHIRTATWGAITDANTQPFSRSHAGRDWLFSHSGSLRHRLERSTTKSLFEPTGSTDSELIFCELLTVFAQNGWRSIGDADPAAIRAFFERMGAHGNMSCVLTDGRDLLAYADAHGEGHLHLGTIRPPYQKLLLEDADLHLDFSRRGVEAQKGILVASNPLEGPGATWKAMSPGHLLVVRQGAIIVDMPPGAATVQRAAGRDLQRPAPVEPRRLSIVHRTAYHYDKPVERSSHLLRLTPIHDRLQTLHASTITLSVDGKQRDYDDVFGNHARKVVIEQAYTELVIEARSEVSLLDTEPFGLRPFHARSTIPLVWMPWQRQVLQPYLLPPELPESQLEVLARYAMTFVERNDYDLVDTLFDLNQTIYRDYLYQKGSTSLSTTPYEVYTRRTGVCQDFANLFICLARLLSVPARYVCGYLYTGPKHPNHSMAEASHAWVQVYLPEVGWKGFDPTSGVVTQTDHVRLAVGRSYVDATPTSGTIYTSGLRETLDVAVHVTPVG, from the coding sequence ATGCCGAACCTCCTCGCCATGTCGTTCGAGGGCGAGCTCGCGCCTTGTTTCGACCTGCGATGTCTCCACCCGGGCTCGAAGCGTCCCCCCGACGGCTGGGGCCTCGGCTACTACCCCGGCGGCGAGCCCAGCGCCTCCGTCCTCAAGGAGCCCGCGCCGCCCCACGGCTCGATCCGCAGCGAGCTCGTCAAAGCCTGGGAGCACCTCGAAGCCTCGCTCTTCGTCCTCCACATCCGCACCGCCACGTGGGGCGCGATCACCGACGCGAACACCCAGCCCTTCTCGCGCAGCCACGCCGGCCGCGACTGGCTGTTCTCCCACAGCGGCAGTCTCCGTCACCGTCTCGAACGTTCGACCACCAAAAGTCTCTTCGAGCCGACCGGCTCCACCGACAGCGAGCTCATCTTCTGCGAGCTGCTCACCGTCTTCGCGCAGAACGGCTGGCGCAGCATCGGCGACGCCGATCCCGCCGCCATCCGCGCTTTCTTCGAGCGCATGGGCGCCCACGGCAACATGAGCTGCGTCCTCACCGACGGTCGTGATCTCCTCGCCTACGCCGACGCCCACGGCGAAGGGCACCTGCACCTCGGCACCATCCGCCCGCCCTACCAGAAGCTCCTGCTCGAAGACGCCGACCTCCACCTCGATTTCAGTCGTCGCGGCGTCGAAGCGCAAAAAGGCATCCTCGTCGCCTCCAACCCGCTCGAAGGCCCCGGCGCGACCTGGAAGGCGATGTCCCCAGGTCATCTCCTCGTCGTGCGGCAAGGCGCCATCATCGTCGACATGCCCCCCGGCGCCGCCACCGTGCAGCGCGCCGCCGGCCGAGATCTCCAGCGCCCCGCCCCCGTCGAGCCCCGCCGCCTGTCGATCGTGCACCGCACCGCCTACCACTACGACAAGCCCGTCGAGCGCAGCTCCCACCTGCTCCGTCTGACGCCCATCCACGATCGTCTGCAGACGCTCCACGCCTCGACCATCACGCTCTCCGTCGACGGGAAGCAGCGCGACTACGACGACGTCTTCGGCAACCACGCACGCAAGGTCGTGATCGAGCAGGCCTACACCGAGCTCGTGATCGAAGCGCGTTCCGAAGTGAGTCTGCTCGACACCGAGCCCTTCGGTCTCCGCCCCTTCCACGCACGGAGCACCATCCCACTCGTATGGATGCCCTGGCAAAGGCAGGTCCTACAACCCTACCTGCTGCCGCCCGAGCTGCCCGAGAGCCAGCTCGAAGTGCTCGCCCGCTACGCCATGACCTTCGTCGAGCGCAACGACTACGATCTCGTCGACACGCTCTTCGACCTGAACCAAACGATCTACCGCGACTACCTCTACCAAAAGGGCTCCACGAGTCTCTCCACGACGCCCTACGAGGTCTACACACGGCGCACCGGCGTCTGTCAGGACTTCGCAAACCTCTTCATCTGTCTCGCCCGTCTCCTCAGCGTCCCCGCCCGCTACGTCTGCGGCTACCTCTACACAGGCCCCAAGCACCCAAACCACAGCATGGCCGAAGCCTCCCACGCCTGGGTACAAGTCTACCTCCCCGAGGTCGGCTGGAAGGGCTTCGACCCCACAAGCGGCGTCGTCACACAAACCGATCACGTGCGTCTCGCCGTCGGTCGCAGCTACGTCGACGCCACCCCCACCTCCGGCACCATCTACACCAGCGGCCTCCGCGAAACCCTCGACGTCGCCGTCCACGTCACGCCCGTCGGCTGA
- a CDS encoding tetratricopeptide repeat protein, translating into MTFEPEALLGDDDGLVLRRFFEWGVGHGFDLAIVQITTPWKRDALIAWAKANVQGVVGIDLREVGPGKRRLWDVLREATAPALGTTSLILHGLEEAEAEERIVAQLNVERDELARGFPLPWLLIVHPVAAQVMERKAPDFVDFAGAWMWEEKPEPLRLKLAAMDARLGVAAPMVVGEPDRVDARLVEALLATNVGDVDKAADLLGQFDMHNPEAQQESPYRRFLEGRLLEARSQYGEARGVYEAVAHVCDAQGDRRGRAAALRALSEIAFRQGRYEEARKLITECLVIHDGVGHQKERAVSFHQLARIEDHRGRFEEAQRLLAAAIVLFDKIGDRAGRRASLHQLASIACSQGQYEEARKLLGEASAAKEEAGDIAGRAVSLGLLARIERGQGHYEEARRLLHESRAIFDRIGNRYAQAELLHLLGEIEADEGRVDEARRRLAESIVIKEEIGDPFGLAASRIVLGQLEVLRGHFTQGRHLVQAAIDAFEALGAGQVEEARSVLRDIDALEHPPTPS; encoded by the coding sequence GTGACCTTCGAGCCCGAGGCCCTGCTCGGCGACGACGACGGCCTTGTGCTCCGCCGATTTTTCGAGTGGGGCGTGGGGCACGGCTTCGATCTGGCGATCGTGCAGATCACGACGCCGTGGAAGCGGGACGCGCTGATCGCGTGGGCCAAGGCGAACGTGCAGGGCGTCGTGGGGATCGATCTGCGCGAGGTCGGCCCTGGCAAGCGGAGGCTGTGGGACGTGCTCCGAGAGGCGACGGCGCCGGCGTTGGGCACGACGTCGCTGATCCTTCACGGGCTGGAGGAGGCCGAGGCGGAAGAACGTATCGTCGCGCAGCTCAACGTGGAGCGGGACGAGCTCGCGCGGGGCTTTCCGCTGCCGTGGCTCCTGATCGTGCATCCCGTGGCGGCGCAGGTGATGGAGCGGAAGGCGCCGGACTTCGTGGATTTTGCCGGGGCGTGGATGTGGGAGGAGAAGCCCGAGCCGCTGCGGTTGAAGCTCGCGGCGATGGATGCGCGGCTGGGGGTCGCGGCGCCGATGGTCGTGGGGGAGCCGGATCGCGTGGATGCCCGGCTCGTGGAGGCGCTCCTCGCGACGAACGTGGGGGATGTCGACAAGGCTGCGGATCTCCTTGGGCAGTTCGACATGCACAACCCCGAAGCGCAGCAGGAGAGCCCCTATCGAAGGTTCCTCGAAGGGCGTTTGCTGGAGGCAAGGAGCCAGTACGGCGAGGCACGTGGGGTCTACGAGGCGGTCGCGCATGTGTGTGACGCGCAGGGCGATCGTCGGGGGCGTGCGGCGGCGCTTCGTGCGTTGTCGGAGATCGCGTTTCGGCAAGGGCGGTACGAGGAGGCGCGGAAGCTGATCACGGAGTGCCTCGTGATCCACGACGGCGTCGGACATCAGAAGGAACGCGCGGTGTCGTTTCATCAGCTCGCGCGCATCGAGGATCACCGAGGGCGGTTCGAGGAAGCACAGAGGCTGCTCGCGGCCGCGATCGTGCTCTTCGACAAGATCGGAGATCGAGCTGGCCGTCGGGCGTCCTTGCATCAGCTCGCGAGCATCGCGTGTAGCCAGGGCCAGTACGAGGAGGCGCGGAAGCTGCTCGGAGAAGCGAGCGCGGCCAAGGAAGAAGCCGGCGACATCGCAGGTCGTGCGGTCTCGCTGGGGCTCCTCGCCCGGATCGAGCGGGGCCAAGGCCACTACGAGGAAGCACGGCGGCTGCTCCACGAATCGAGGGCCATCTTCGACAGGATCGGGAATCGCTACGCCCAGGCAGAGCTGCTCCACCTTCTCGGCGAGATCGAGGCCGACGAGGGCCGCGTCGACGAAGCTCGGCGGCGCCTCGCCGAATCCATCGTGATCAAGGAGGAGATCGGGGATCCCTTTGGTCTGGCCGCGTCACGTATCGTGCTCGGCCAGCTCGAGGTTCTCCGAGGGCACTTCACCCAAGGCCGCCACCTCGTGCAGGCAGCCATCGACGCATTCGAAGCGCTCGGCGCAGGGCAGGTCGAAGAAGCCCGCTCCGTCCTCCGCGACATCGACGCCCTCGAGCACCCCCCCACCCCGTCCTAG
- a CDS encoding alpha-E domain-containing protein — MIARVADHCFWLGRYLERVDCTARVLHVTLHLSLDAELGPRQCWLPVVIVSGEREAFFAKHGEAAAGDGELVQNYMTWNPQNYVSLVRSIAAARDNARSIREVVSLEVWETLNELYLWSQSPAAREEYASNRYGFYRTIRRAIELCRGLLQSTMLHDDPLDFVSLGLLLERAGHSARIVDVHHHALRKDETRLDVVVETGVWLSILRSCSGKEPFMKRHQGRVTGPAVAAFLILEPLFPRSVRHAVAEAHARLLSIRPAGANDLPGERSLARLAALDAWLSSQTPETILPIHDLATYVVSETGGICEEIGRELLGCGGGTAA; from the coding sequence ATGATCGCCCGTGTCGCCGACCACTGCTTCTGGCTCGGTCGTTACCTCGAACGCGTCGACTGCACCGCGCGTGTCCTCCACGTCACGCTGCACCTCTCGCTCGACGCCGAGCTCGGCCCCCGGCAGTGCTGGTTGCCCGTCGTCATCGTCTCCGGCGAGCGTGAAGCCTTCTTCGCCAAGCACGGCGAGGCCGCGGCGGGCGACGGCGAGCTCGTCCAGAACTACATGACCTGGAACCCGCAGAACTACGTCTCCCTCGTCCGCTCGATCGCCGCGGCCCGCGACAACGCCCGCTCGATCCGCGAGGTCGTGAGCCTCGAAGTCTGGGAGACGCTGAACGAGCTCTACCTCTGGTCGCAGAGCCCCGCCGCGCGCGAGGAGTACGCCTCGAACCGCTACGGGTTCTACCGGACCATCCGCCGCGCCATCGAGCTCTGCCGGGGCCTCTTGCAGAGCACGATGCTCCACGACGACCCGCTCGACTTCGTCTCGCTCGGCCTGCTCCTCGAGCGCGCCGGCCACTCGGCCCGCATCGTCGACGTGCACCACCACGCGCTCCGCAAAGACGAGACGCGCCTCGACGTCGTCGTCGAGACCGGCGTCTGGCTCTCGATCCTGCGCTCGTGCTCCGGCAAGGAGCCCTTCATGAAGCGGCACCAGGGCCGCGTCACGGGCCCCGCCGTCGCCGCGTTCCTGATCCTCGAACCCCTCTTCCCCCGCTCCGTCCGGCACGCCGTCGCCGAGGCCCACGCCCGGCTCCTCTCGATCCGTCCGGCCGGCGCGAACGATCTGCCCGGCGAGCGCTCCCTCGCCCGCCTCGCCGCGCTCGACGCGTGGCTCTCGTCGCAGACCCCGGAGACGATCCTGCCGATCCACGACCTCGCGACCTACGTGGTCTCGGAGACGGGCGGCATTTGCGAAGAGATCGGCCGTGAGCTGCTCGGCTGCGGGGGCGGAACCGCCGCTTGA